A DNA window from Aneurinibacillus sp. REN35 contains the following coding sequences:
- the noc gene encoding nucleoid occlusion protein, which translates to MKDQFSRLFGLTERTDQEEIRHIPVAKIVPNPYQPRAVFDDDKIDELCETIKVHGVIQPIVVRARNNIFEIIAGERRWRAVTRLGMEKIPAIIKEFNDEQAASIALIENLQREGLTPIEEAIAYQKLIDIHGLTQESLANRLGKGQSTIANKLRLLHLPQPVQDALLGRKISERHARALLTLKDEALQLKVLAEIIEKNWNVKQTEQRIKLLIEKQKERPGQKRRSFSKDMRLAINTVRQSVDMVLQSGLNIQTEEEDHEEFYQFVIKIPKEKNSPKAE; encoded by the coding sequence ATGAAAGATCAGTTTTCACGTTTATTTGGACTGACGGAACGTACCGATCAGGAAGAAATTCGGCATATCCCCGTTGCTAAGATTGTACCCAATCCTTATCAGCCCCGAGCAGTATTTGATGACGATAAAATCGATGAGTTATGTGAAACGATTAAAGTGCATGGGGTCATTCAACCTATTGTTGTACGGGCAAGGAATAACATATTCGAGATCATCGCTGGAGAGCGGCGCTGGCGTGCAGTGACTCGTCTTGGCATGGAGAAGATTCCTGCTATCATAAAGGAATTTAATGATGAGCAGGCGGCCTCTATCGCTTTAATTGAAAATCTGCAGCGCGAAGGATTAACTCCGATTGAAGAAGCCATTGCGTACCAGAAATTAATTGATATTCATGGCTTAACACAAGAAAGCCTGGCGAATCGTCTGGGTAAGGGACAATCGACCATCGCCAATAAGCTGCGCCTGCTTCATCTGCCACAGCCGGTACAGGATGCATTGCTTGGTCGAAAGATTTCTGAACGGCATGCTCGAGCATTGTTAACACTAAAGGATGAAGCCCTGCAATTAAAAGTGTTGGCGGAGATTATCGAAAAAAATTGGAATGTGAAACAGACGGAGCAGCGAATTAAGCTATTAATAGAAAAACAAAAAGAGAGGCCGGGGCAGAAGCGTCGTTCTTTCTCAAAAGATATGCGCCTGGCTATTAATACGGTGCGCCAGTCGGTTGATATGGTGCTGCAAAGCGGTCTGAACATCCAAACAGAAGAAGAGGACCACGAAGAATTCTACCAATTTGTCATCAAAATCCCGAAAGAAAAAAATAGCCCAAAAGCAGAGTAA
- a CDS encoding ParB/RepB/Spo0J family partition protein — protein MSKRLGRGLDALISATDIDEGDHILQVELKKIRPNPYQPRKHFAEDALHELADSIREHGIVQPLVARKSVKGYELVAGERRLRAAKLAEVEHVPVVIREFTDEQVMQIALIENLQREDLNAIEIAQAYQKLMSAFSLKQEELAKKVGKSRPHVANFLRLLQLPEEVQESVSRGTLSMGHARALLSLEKEKMRIDLAKEVEKKSLSVRELEEIVKKISEKKKVSRETKQTDQQRFVKDLEERLRMTFGTSVQIKPAKNSRKGKIEIAYFSEDDLERILEIIENHKT, from the coding sequence TTGAGTAAGCGACTGGGGCGAGGGTTGGATGCGTTGATTTCTGCGACTGATATTGATGAAGGAGATCATATCCTCCAAGTAGAATTGAAAAAAATCCGACCCAATCCGTACCAACCCCGCAAGCATTTTGCTGAGGATGCGCTGCACGAACTTGCTGATTCGATTCGGGAACATGGCATTGTCCAACCGCTAGTAGCAAGAAAAAGTGTAAAGGGCTATGAACTGGTAGCAGGTGAGCGCCGATTACGTGCCGCTAAGCTTGCTGAAGTCGAGCATGTTCCTGTTGTTATACGCGAGTTTACAGATGAGCAAGTGATGCAGATCGCATTAATTGAGAATTTGCAGCGGGAGGATTTGAATGCGATTGAGATTGCGCAGGCTTATCAGAAGCTGATGTCTGCTTTTTCGCTAAAACAAGAAGAGCTCGCCAAGAAAGTAGGAAAAAGTCGACCGCATGTAGCTAATTTTTTAAGGTTGCTGCAGCTACCAGAAGAAGTACAGGAAAGTGTTTCACGTGGAACATTATCCATGGGACACGCCAGGGCGCTATTATCTTTAGAAAAAGAAAAAATGAGGATTGATTTAGCTAAAGAGGTAGAGAAGAAATCACTGAGTGTCCGCGAACTTGAAGAAATCGTAAAAAAAATCAGCGAAAAAAAGAAAGTTTCACGTGAAACAAAGCAGACAGATCAACAACGCTTTGTGAAAGATCTGGAGGAGCGGCTTCGAATGACATTCGGTACATCGGTACAGATTAAACCCGCCAAAAACTCTCGCAAAGGTAAAATTGAAATTGCGTACTTCTCCGAAGATGATCTAGAGAGAATCTTAGAAATTATCGAGAATCATAAAACGTAA
- a CDS encoding aminotransferase class V-fold PLP-dependent enzyme, with the protein MRTIYLDNAASTWPKPKEVSQAVAACIEEYAANPGRGGHKLSMKASKSIYQARVKIARLFNVKNPNDIIFTSNATHALNQAIKGFVKPGVHVITTSLEHNSVRRPLEFLRKEAGIDVTYIKPENHQFSLEAIQSAIRTNTALIVVSHASNLLGTIAPIKEIGRMAQEAGITYLVDASQTAGILPLDVEEMHIDMLAFPGHKGLYGPQGTGGLYVHSSIELIPLLHGGTGSRSEDIDQPMTRPDRYESGTLNTPGIAGLAAGVEFVLGTGVDAIREKEWRLTRLLLERIEAMEGIHVFGPAKDVERVGVVPFMIDGIDASELAYILDQEYGIAVRAGFHCTPLAHETAGTSDTGAVRVSFGYFNEEEDVEALLIALEEIMEAFAL; encoded by the coding sequence ATGCGCACAATTTATCTAGACAACGCAGCTTCCACCTGGCCTAAACCAAAAGAAGTAAGTCAAGCTGTAGCCGCATGTATTGAGGAATATGCTGCAAATCCTGGGCGCGGTGGTCATAAATTGTCAATGAAAGCAAGCAAATCAATTTATCAGGCACGGGTTAAGATCGCCCGCTTATTTAACGTAAAGAACCCAAACGACATTATTTTCACTTCCAATGCCACACATGCACTTAACCAGGCGATTAAAGGCTTTGTAAAGCCGGGTGTACATGTAATTACGACTTCACTTGAACATAATTCGGTTCGTCGCCCATTAGAGTTTTTGCGGAAGGAAGCAGGAATTGATGTTACATATATAAAGCCGGAGAATCACCAATTTTCGTTGGAGGCGATTCAATCAGCCATTCGTACGAATACAGCGTTAATCGTAGTGAGTCATGCTTCGAATTTATTGGGTACGATCGCTCCGATAAAAGAGATTGGTCGCATGGCACAGGAAGCGGGCATTACGTATTTGGTGGATGCCTCGCAGACCGCCGGGATTCTTCCGTTAGATGTGGAAGAGATGCATATTGATATGCTTGCATTCCCCGGACACAAAGGATTGTACGGACCGCAGGGAACAGGTGGATTGTATGTCCATTCTTCTATTGAGCTGATTCCGCTGTTGCATGGAGGAACAGGCAGCCGTTCGGAAGATATCGATCAGCCAATGACAAGACCGGATCGGTATGAAAGCGGTACGCTGAATACACCAGGTATCGCCGGGTTGGCTGCAGGCGTTGAGTTTGTTCTTGGTACCGGCGTAGATGCAATCAGAGAGAAGGAATGGCGACTTACTCGCTTATTGCTGGAGCGCATTGAAGCGATGGAAGGGATTCATGTATTCGGCCCGGCCAAAGACGTGGAGCGTGTCGGGGTTGTTCCGTTTATGATAGATGGAATTGATGCGTCTGAGCTTGCGTATATTCTGGATCAGGAGTATGGGATTGCGGTACGGGCAGGCTTTCATTGTACGCCACTGGCACATGAGACAGCAGGCACAAGTGATACGGGAGCTGTGCGGGTTAGTTTTGGTTATTTTAACGAAGAAGAAGATGTCGAAGCATTGCTAATAGCCTTAGAGGAGATTATGGAAGCCTTCGCGCTATAG
- a CDS encoding ParA family protein — translation MGKIIAVTNQKGGVGKTTTSVNLSACIAKEGKKVLLVDIDAQGNATSGIGVEKANVRYCVYDVLINDINTLDAILPTEIEGLFVLPATIQLAGAEIELVPVYSREKRLKKALEVIQDKYDYIIIDCPPSLGILTINALTAADSVLIPIQCEYYALEGLSQLLNTIRLVQKQLNRNLYIEGVLLTMLDARTNLGIQVIEEVKKYFQEKVYGTIIPRNVRLSEAPSHGQSIITYDRRSKGAEVYSDLAREVIGIE, via the coding sequence ATGGGCAAAATCATTGCGGTCACGAACCAAAAAGGCGGCGTCGGAAAAACAACCACCTCTGTAAACTTAAGCGCCTGTATTGCGAAGGAAGGCAAAAAAGTGCTGCTGGTTGATATTGATGCCCAGGGAAATGCCACAAGCGGCATCGGTGTGGAAAAAGCGAATGTCAGGTATTGTGTTTATGATGTGTTGATTAATGATATCAATACATTGGATGCGATTCTTCCGACAGAGATTGAAGGTCTTTTTGTCTTGCCTGCCACCATTCAATTAGCCGGAGCGGAAATTGAGCTAGTACCCGTCTATTCGCGTGAGAAGCGATTGAAGAAGGCATTGGAGGTCATACAGGATAAGTACGATTATATTATTATCGACTGTCCGCCTTCGCTGGGCATATTAACAATTAATGCATTAACAGCGGCTGACTCTGTGCTGATCCCCATACAATGCGAATACTATGCGTTGGAAGGGTTAAGTCAACTGCTGAATACGATTCGTCTTGTACAGAAGCAACTGAACCGCAATTTATATATTGAAGGTGTATTGCTCACGATGCTTGATGCCCGTACGAACTTGGGCATTCAAGTTATTGAAGAGGTGAAGAAGTATTTTCAGGAAAAAGTATATGGAACGATTATCCCGCGCAATGTGCGGTTGAGTGAAGCGCCCAGCCACGGTCAATCTATTATCACGTACGATCGTCGTTCTAAAGGAGCGGAAGTATACAGCGACTTAGCCAGAGAGGTGATCGGAATTGAGTAA